GAGGCGGACATGCTCGCTGCTCTCCGCCGACAGATGGGACCTCATGTAGCCTGGCAGGATATCTTTCCTCTGCTGCGTCGCTTCAAGTTAACCGAGATTCTGCGCATTGCTGCCCGTGATCTCAACGGACTTGCCCCCCTGGAAGAGGTTACCGCCGAGCTTTCTTCTCTGGCTGCTGCTTGCCTGCAGGTGGCCTATGAGGAAGCGCGCCGTCAGCTGGTTGCCGAGCATGGCTTGCCCCTTATGCAGACCCCGGAGGGCGAGGCAGACCTGACCATCATCGGCATGGGCAAATTCGGCGGACGGGAGCTCAATTTCTCCTCGGATATCGACATCATCTTTTTCTATTCCTCCGATCATGGGGAGACCAGTGGCATCGTCGACGGGCAAGGGCAGACCAGGGGGAATATTTCACTGCACGCCTTTTTCGTCAAACTGGCGGAGATGGTCAGCAAAGCGGTCTCCCAGGTCACCGAGGACGGTTTTGTGTTCCGCGTCGACCTGGGACTGCGTCCGGAGGGAAAAAGCGGCGATGTGGCCACCTCAATCAGGTCAGCCGAGATTTATTACGAATCGTGGGGACAGTCGTGGGAGCGGGCAGCCATGCTCAAGGCCAGGCCGGTAGCCGGGTCCCTGGAGCTGGGAGAGAAATTTCTTGCCGCCATCCAGCCCTTTGTCCACCGCAAGTATCTGGATTACAACCTGATCGAAGACATGATGGCCATGAAGAAGAAGATTGATGCTTCCCTGGCCCGTTCCCAGGAAGGTGAATACAACATCAAGCTGGGCCGGGGCGGAATACGGGAGGTCGAGTTTTTTATCCAGGCGCTGCAGCTGGTCTATGCCGGGAAAAATCCAGCCTTGCGGGTGAAGAATTCATTGCAGGCGCTGGAGACTCTGAGGGATGCCCGGATCATCACGGCTGAGGATTGCGCGGATCTGAGTGAGGCCTACCGTTTCCTTCGCTTTGTGGAGCACCGCATCCAGGTGGTCCAGGAGCGGCAGACCCACAGCCTGCCGCGCAAGGAAGATGAAATGCTGGCTCTGGCCAGACGCTGCGGTTACCTTCGTCCCAATGGTCTGGCCAAATTTAGCGAAGTTCTCGAATCCCACCGCCGCCGGGTCTCCGCCATCTATGGGGCACTGTTCCTTTCCCGGGACGAGCGCCTCAAGGAAGAAGTTCAGCCGGAGGTCTATTTCTTCTTTGACCGCAAGGCTGATCCGGACCTGATCAAAGATATGCTGGCAGAGCGCCGTTTCGAGAATGTGGATGCCGCCTACGAAAACCTGCTCATGCTCCGTGACGGTCCCCCCCGTGCCCATCTCACCGAGCGGGGAAGGCGAATGCTGGAGAACATCGCGCCGCTCCTGTTGCAGGAGATTTTCAGCTCACCCGACCCGGACATGGCACTGACCAACCTGGAGCGCTTTCTCTGTGCCGTCGGCTCCAGGTCGACCTTTTTCGCCCTGCTGGCAGAAAACAAGGAAATCCTCAAACTGATGGTTTCCCTCTTTGGCATGTCCGAATTCCTGTCGAAGATCTTCATCAGCCATCCTGAGCTTTTGGACAGCATGGTTTCCCGCAGCTACGCCACCTCCATGAAAAATCTGGCGGTTATGGAAGGGGAGCTTGCCTCGCTCCTGGAGCAGGCGGAGGATTTCGAAGAAAAGCTCGATACGCTGCGCCGTTACCGCCATGAGGAGTTTCTTCGTATCGGCCTCAACGATATCTACGGCAAAATGGGGCAGACGGAGATTGCCGTGCAACTCACCACTCTGGCCGATGTCTGTCTTGCCGCCGCCTGCCGCATGGCTAAGCAGGAGCTGCACCGCTTTGGCCGTCCCACTTATAAGGAACAGGATGATAGCGTGCAGCAGGCCCATTTTGCCGTCCTGGCCATGGGAAAGCTTGGGGGCAATGAACTCAACTACCACTCGGACCTGGATGTGATCTATATCTACGATCATCAGGGTATGACCGACGGCGAAAAACAGATCACCAACCATGAGTATTTCGCCAAGCTGGCCCAGAAGATCATCCTTATCCTCACCACCCAGACCAGGGAGGGGTACGTCTACAAGATCGACACCAGGCTCCGCCCCTCTGGCAATGCGGGGCCGCTGGTAACCTCCCTGGATTCCTTCGTCAACTACCACCGTGAAGATGCCCAGATCTGGGAGCGCCAGGCCCTGACCAGGGCGCGGGTTGCCTTCGGCATCGGATCGCTTAAATCAAAGGTGGAAGAAATCGTCCATCAGGCAGTTTACGGCACCGGTTGCGGGGATGAGGTGCGTAAAGAGATCCATCGCCTGCGCATGCGCATGGAGAACGAACTGGCCAAGGAGTCGGAGGGGAGTTACAACATCAAGACCGGCCGCGGTGGCATCGTCGATATCGAGTTCATAGTCCAGTATCTTCAGCTGAAGCATGGTGTTGCGTGTCCGGAGATCCGCAGCACCAATACCCTGGTGGCCATGAAAGGAATGAAGGCCTGCGGCCTTATCGGGGAAGAGCCGTTTAATGTGCTGCAAAGCGGTTACAAATTCCTCCGCCGCCTGGAAAACCGATTGAGGATCATTCATGATTATTCCATGAATGATCTTGGGGGGCCGGCCAAGTACCTGAACAAGCTTGCCCGCCGTCTGGGGTATGACCCGCAGCTGAAGCACCCCGGAGAAGCGCTGATCCGGGATTACGAACAGATTACCGGTGAAGTGCGCCGGGTCTACGATCACATTTTCGTGGTCGAAGGAGAATAGGGTGGAAATACGGGTCTATTATGAGGACACGGACGTCGGCGGTGTAGTCTATCATGCCAACTATCTCCATTATTTCGAGCGGGCAAGAACCGAATTCTTCCGGCGGAGGGGGTTATCGGTGCGGGAGCTCCATGAACGGGGCTGCATCTTTCCCGTCGTTCGGGCGGAGGTGGATTTCCGCGCTCCCGCCAGGCACGACGACCTGCTCCGAGTGGAGACTGAAGTGCTTGAAGTTGGGAAAAGCTCCTTTGTTCTGGGCCAGCAGGTGATCCGGGCAGTGGACGACATGCTTTTAGTGACAGGCACCATAAAGCTGGTCTGTGTCGGCCCCGGCATGAAGGCGAAACGCCTGCCG
This region of Geotalea daltonii FRC-32 genomic DNA includes:
- a CDS encoding YbgC/FadM family acyl-CoA thioesterase, giving the protein MEIRVYYEDTDVGGVVYHANYLHYFERARTEFFRRRGLSVRELHERGCIFPVVRAEVDFRAPARHDDLLRVETEVLEVGKSSFVLGQQVIRAVDDMLLVTGTIKLVCVGPGMKAKRLPADLLEAFRGE
- the glnE gene encoding bifunctional [glutamate--ammonia ligase]-adenylyl-L-tyrosine phosphorylase/[glutamate--ammonia-ligase] adenylyltransferase, which translates into the protein MIRNGQFADELQAALACDPECDGDRLLIAFLEKKGYAYGPRSATNLRLLAYIFDTEILSAIALGALATPTPDMALNNLERISCIVSKDELLTICGKKVMLARLLTICGSSPFLTNIICRDQSYFHELFTCKGIDLRRSEADMLAALRRQMGPHVAWQDIFPLLRRFKLTEILRIAARDLNGLAPLEEVTAELSSLAAACLQVAYEEARRQLVAEHGLPLMQTPEGEADLTIIGMGKFGGRELNFSSDIDIIFFYSSDHGETSGIVDGQGQTRGNISLHAFFVKLAEMVSKAVSQVTEDGFVFRVDLGLRPEGKSGDVATSIRSAEIYYESWGQSWERAAMLKARPVAGSLELGEKFLAAIQPFVHRKYLDYNLIEDMMAMKKKIDASLARSQEGEYNIKLGRGGIREVEFFIQALQLVYAGKNPALRVKNSLQALETLRDARIITAEDCADLSEAYRFLRFVEHRIQVVQERQTHSLPRKEDEMLALARRCGYLRPNGLAKFSEVLESHRRRVSAIYGALFLSRDERLKEEVQPEVYFFFDRKADPDLIKDMLAERRFENVDAAYENLLMLRDGPPRAHLTERGRRMLENIAPLLLQEIFSSPDPDMALTNLERFLCAVGSRSTFFALLAENKEILKLMVSLFGMSEFLSKIFISHPELLDSMVSRSYATSMKNLAVMEGELASLLEQAEDFEEKLDTLRRYRHEEFLRIGLNDIYGKMGQTEIAVQLTTLADVCLAAACRMAKQELHRFGRPTYKEQDDSVQQAHFAVLAMGKLGGNELNYHSDLDVIYIYDHQGMTDGEKQITNHEYFAKLAQKIILILTTQTREGYVYKIDTRLRPSGNAGPLVTSLDSFVNYHREDAQIWERQALTRARVAFGIGSLKSKVEEIVHQAVYGTGCGDEVRKEIHRLRMRMENELAKESEGSYNIKTGRGGIVDIEFIVQYLQLKHGVACPEIRSTNTLVAMKGMKACGLIGEEPFNVLQSGYKFLRRLENRLRIIHDYSMNDLGGPAKYLNKLARRLGYDPQLKHPGEALIRDYEQITGEVRRVYDHIFVVEGE